A stretch of Calditrichia bacterium DNA encodes these proteins:
- a CDS encoding nuclear transport factor 2 family protein, whose protein sequence is MSKKEIAEIFLKLASAGKVEEAYDNYVHPDFIHHNAYFAGNRETLKTAMAENAEQFPDKSYESLRTLEDGDFVAVHGKVMLAPDSQWSVIHIFRFDGDKIIEAWEASQEVLKDSPNKNGIF, encoded by the coding sequence ATGAGCAAAAAAGAAATCGCAGAAATTTTCCTCAAACTCGCTTCCGCCGGAAAGGTTGAGGAGGCGTATGATAACTATGTGCATCCCGATTTTATCCATCACAACGCCTATTTCGCGGGCAACCGGGAAACGCTGAAAACGGCGATGGCGGAAAATGCTGAACAATTTCCCGACAAATCCTATGAATCGCTGCGCACGCTCGAAGATGGCGATTTCGTTGCTGTTCACGGAAAAGTGATGCTCGCTCCGGATTCGCAATGGTCGGTAATCCACATTTTTCGTTTTGATGGCGATAAAATCATCGAAGCCTGGGAAGCATCGCAGGAAGTGCTAAAAGATTCGCCAAACAAAAACGGCATTTTTTGA
- a CDS encoding YciI family protein, whose amino-acid sequence MKYICLGYMDEKKFESMSESERHTFMDECFTYDEELIRSGHNIGGEALQSVENATTLRWGNGKVIITDGPFAETKEHLGGIMMLEATDLNHAIRLMSKHPSIRFGSTWEIRPGADLSAMIEESKQRRASR is encoded by the coding sequence ATGAAATACATTTGTCTCGGATATATGGACGAGAAAAAATTTGAATCGATGAGCGAAAGCGAACGACACACATTCATGGATGAATGCTTTACTTACGATGAGGAGCTGATCCGGAGCGGTCATAACATTGGCGGCGAAGCGCTGCAAAGCGTGGAAAATGCAACCACCCTGCGCTGGGGAAACGGAAAGGTAATCATCACCGACGGCCCGTTTGCGGAAACTAAGGAACATTTAGGCGGCATCATGATGCTCGAGGCGACCGATCTCAACCATGCTATCCGGCTGATGTCGAAGCATCCCAGCATTCGTTTTGGCAGCACTTGGGAAATACGCCCCGGCGCCGATTTATCCGCCATGATCGAAGAAAGCAAACAGCGGCGTGCATCCCGGTAA
- a CDS encoding YciI family protein, which produces MRVMVIIKATKNSEAGIMPSENLLTDMMKYNEELVDAGIMLAGEGLHPSVNGKRVIMSGGKKSVVDGPFAETKELIAGFWLWKVKSMDEAIEWVKRCPEPMPGEEALIEIRPVFEMDDFGDNATPEVREQEARLREKTAKQ; this is translated from the coding sequence ATGCGAGTAATGGTCATCATCAAAGCAACGAAAAATTCGGAAGCGGGCATTATGCCGAGCGAAAATTTGCTCACCGATATGATGAAATACAATGAGGAACTGGTTGACGCGGGCATTATGCTCGCCGGAGAAGGGCTCCACCCGAGCGTTAATGGCAAACGCGTTATCATGTCCGGCGGCAAAAAAAGCGTGGTCGACGGCCCGTTTGCAGAAACCAAAGAACTGATCGCCGGATTCTGGCTCTGGAAAGTGAAATCTATGGATGAAGCGATTGAGTGGGTCAAACGTTGCCCCGAACCGATGCCCGGCGAAGAAGCGTTGATCGAAATTCGTCCGGTGTTCGAAATGGATGATTTCGGCGATAATGCCACGCCGGAAGTGCGCGAGCAGGAAGCACGGCTGCGCGAAAAAACGGCAAAGCAATAG